One Bombina bombina isolate aBomBom1 chromosome 5, aBomBom1.pri, whole genome shotgun sequence DNA segment encodes these proteins:
- the LOC128659787 gene encoding gastrula zinc finger protein XlCGF26.1-like, producing MNSYALDKHVNSSYPAFTTESIRMIPQTQIVLDTNDYSQTLGISQKILTDNGELAGTGQQSLCTESNLVIKQEDNIYALSSEMIIPEDKPHTFTGFSKHIKEGKSLQSNQMIHTKEKPFKSTECEKSFRWKSQLLEHHKIHTGEKPHTYTECGKCFTEKRNLKIHERSHTGEKPFTCTECGKCFTHKSNLKTHERIHTGEKPFRCTECGKCFTEKRNLKIHERSHTGEKPFTCTECGKCFTVQRHLKTHERIHTGEMPFTCTECGKCFTEKSSLKTHERSHTGEKLFTCTECGKCFTEKSHLKKHERSHTGEKPFKCTECGKSFTEKSNLKSHERIHTGEKPFTCTDCGKSFTVKSNLKNHERIHTGAKPFTCTECEKCFTEKSHLKKHERSHTGEMPFKCTECGKFFTDKSNLKIHERIHTGEKPFTCTDCGKSFTVKSNLKTHERSHTGKKTFHM from the exons atgaactcatatgcgttag acaaacacgtgaATAGTTCATATCCCGCCTTCACTACAGAAAGCATCAGAATGATTCCACAAACTCAaatagtcttagacaccaatgactattcacaaacattggggatatcacaaaaGATATTAACAGAcaatggtgaattggcaggaactgggcagcaatcattatgtacagagagtaatttagtcatcaaacaagaggacaacatttatgccttatctagtgaaatgattatcccagaggataaaccacacacatttactgggttttcaaaacatattaaagaagggaaaagtcttcagtctaaccaaatgattcatacaaaggagaaacctttcaaatctacagaatgtgagaaaagctttagatggaagtctcagctactagaacaccacaaaattcacacaggtgagaaaccacacacatatACTGAGTGCGGCAAGTGTTTTACAGAAAAACgtaatctgaaaattcatgaaaggagtcacacaggagaaaagccgttcacatgtacagagtgtggaaaatgttttacacataagagtaatctgaaaactcatgaaaggattcacacaggggaaaagcctttcagatgtacagagtgtggaaaatgttttacagaaaaacgtaatctgaaaattcatgaaaggagtcacacaggagaaaagccgttcacatgtacagagtgtggaaaatgttttacagtacagaggcatctgaaaactcatgaaaggattcacacaggagaaatgccgttcacatgtacagagtgtggaaaatgttttacagaaaaaagtagtctgaaaactcatgaaaggagtcacacaggagaaaagctgttcacatgtacagagtgtgggaaatgttttacagaaaaaagtcatctgaaaaagcatgaaaggagtcacacaggagaaaagccgttcaaatgtacagagtgtggaaaaagttttacagaaaaaagtaatctgaaaagtcacgaaaggattcacacaggagaaaagccgttcacatgtacagattgtggaaaaagttttacagtaaaaagtaatctgaaaaatcatgaaaggattcacacaggagcaaagccgttcacatgtacagagtgtgagaaatgttttacagaaaaaagtcatctgaaaaagcatgaaaggagtcacacaggagaaatgccgttcaaatgtacagagtgtggaaaattttttacagataaaagtaaTCTGAAAATTcacgaaaggattcacacaggagaaaagccgttcacatgtacagattgtggaaaaagttttacagtaaaaagtaatctgaaaactcatgaaaggagtcacacagggaaaAAAACTTTTCACAtgtag